The following are from one region of the Microbacterium paraoxydans genome:
- a CDS encoding flagellar hook-length control protein FliK, protein MTALDLLAALDVRPVRPTAPVPRGAPGAATFADAVRDAARETEPAGPESPEGTAADAASGSDGTTAAVPADGAIATPPPLAAPSSSGSAIAPPAVLPVAPSDADSTAVPTPPHGEDAPAPPSPAGPAGPGIDALALPASNAPTLPAIDAAAPAATSPRADAVPAAADRAPDAAPIEAGAVRSAAALPSSAPTTAPPTIEAVVPSPPASSVDAAAGARAGADGGTSTGSEGRMSRLAGPAPDGATATLEPPTEATTVPETSSQPPTPSPPAPVTAAPAGPTSIDPVAAGSATTPSPVAATATAPVAPPSTVPAPVRPALLPQVAAPVLSLAQAPDGDHRITLTVSPDNLGPVTVRAHIAGSTLRIELQAPSEIGRDALRALLVDLRRDLAVAAPHATLSLSTGDGSSSSPQHGATTHGQTGNGDQDTPRPQPVPRPPTSAPAASPPPPAPPAAPTGGIDVYA, encoded by the coding sequence ATGACCGCCCTCGACCTCCTCGCGGCTCTGGACGTGCGCCCCGTGCGCCCCACAGCCCCGGTGCCCCGCGGCGCCCCCGGAGCCGCCACGTTCGCCGATGCCGTGCGTGATGCCGCGCGGGAGACGGAGCCGGCCGGCCCCGAGTCGCCCGAGGGGACCGCGGCCGACGCCGCCAGCGGCAGCGACGGCACCACGGCAGCCGTTCCCGCCGACGGTGCCATCGCCACGCCGCCTCCGCTCGCCGCCCCGTCGTCCTCCGGGTCCGCGATCGCTCCGCCAGCGGTGCTGCCTGTCGCTCCGTCGGACGCCGACTCGACCGCGGTCCCGACGCCGCCGCACGGAGAGGACGCCCCGGCTCCTCCGTCTCCCGCGGGTCCGGCCGGCCCCGGCATCGACGCGCTCGCACTGCCCGCCAGCAACGCGCCCACCCTGCCCGCCATCGACGCGGCCGCCCCTGCGGCGACGTCTCCTCGTGCGGATGCGGTGCCCGCGGCGGCCGACAGGGCGCCGGACGCCGCACCGATCGAGGCCGGAGCGGTCCGGTCGGCAGCCGCTCTCCCGTCGTCGGCCCCGACGACGGCGCCTCCGACGATCGAAGCGGTCGTGCCGTCCCCGCCCGCCTCGTCCGTCGACGCAGCGGCGGGTGCGCGCGCCGGCGCCGACGGCGGGACGAGCACGGGGTCGGAAGGCCGGATGTCCCGCCTCGCCGGCCCGGCGCCGGACGGAGCGACGGCCACGCTCGAACCCCCGACCGAGGCCACGACCGTCCCCGAGACCTCCTCCCAGCCCCCGACACCCTCGCCCCCGGCGCCGGTCACCGCCGCGCCGGCGGGCCCGACGAGCATCGACCCGGTCGCGGCCGGGTCCGCCACCACGCCGAGCCCGGTCGCCGCCACGGCCACCGCCCCCGTCGCGCCGCCGAGCACCGTCCCCGCGCCGGTCCGCCCGGCCCTGCTCCCCCAGGTGGCGGCCCCGGTGCTGTCCTTGGCCCAAGCCCCCGACGGCGACCACCGGATCACGCTCACCGTCTCGCCGGATAACCTCGGTCCCGTCACCGTACGGGCCCACATCGCCGGCTCCACCCTCCGCATCGAGCTGCAGGCCCCGAGCGAGATCGGCAGGGACGCCCTCCGCGCTCTCCTCGTCGATCTCCGCCGGGACCTCGCGGTCGCCGCGCCGCACGCCACCCTCAGCCTCAGCACCGGGGACGGCTCGTCCTCCTCGCCCCAGCACGGCGCGACGACGCACGGCCAGACCGGGAACGGTGACCAGGACACCCCGCGCCCGCAGCCCGTCCCGCGTCCCCCGACCTCGGCGCCGGCCGCATCCCCGCCCCCGCCCGCACCGCCCGCCGCGCCCACCGGCGGCATCGACGTCTACGCCTGA